The DNA sequence agaCAACCTCAAATACAAGGCCAAacatacactggagttacttgccaagacaacattgaatgttccttgagtggcctagttatCGATTTGACTTAAATGGCTGTCTAACGATCaataaccaacttgacagagcttgaagaatttaaagaataaatgtgcaaatattgtacaatccaggtgtgaaaagcaCTTGGACatatccagaaagactcatagctgtaatcactgccaaaagtgattctaacatgtgtgaatacttgtgtaaatatttCTGGATTTAATTTCAACAAACATGTTTCCACTTTGtcgttattgggtattgtgtgtagatggttcATCCATTTTGATTTCAGactgtaacaacatgtggaataagtctaaaggggtaggaatactttctgaagacaccaTATGTTCTATTACAACACTGGAGTTCAATAGTTAATTCTGTAATTAGAATTGGAGTGAGGTATACAGTACATACCACAGCAGGTTTCCGACAGCGAGAGGCCCCCAGCAGAGCTATGCTGTGATAGAAGTGGTACTTGTTGGCCGTCTCATACAGCTGAGGAGAGGTAGATACATTAGAGACCAGAACTGTCTGACAAATAAGTTGACAGGGTGGTATAACTTTGCATTATATTCATATTGGTTATTTTAACGCAATAAGCCCAGAAGgagtgtggtatattggccatattgcACAAACCCCTGAGATGCCTTATTGCTTTTGGAAACTTTTTGcatcatacctgtggtatatcaTCTGACAAACACAGCTGGAATGCTGTTCTAGCCAATCAGCATCAAGTACCCAAACTTCCCTAtttataattgtgtgtgtgtgtatgtgtgtgtgtgtatatacacaataccagtcaaaagtttggacacacctactcattcaaatgtttctttatttgtactattttctacattttagaataatagcaaagacatcgaaactatgaaataacacatacggaatcatgtagtaacaaaaaatatatatattttttttttaatttatttatgttctttgaagtagccaccttttgctttgatgacagctttacacactcttggcattctctcaaccagcttcacctggaatgcttttccaacagtcttgaaggagttcccacatttgctgagcacttgttggctgctttaccTTCACTCGGCGgtcgactcatcccaaaccatcgcaattaggttgaggttgggtgattgcggaggccaggtcatctgatgcagcactctatcactctccttcttggtcaaatagccattacacagcctggaggtgtgttgggtcattgtcctgttgaaaaacgaatgatagtcccactaagcccaaaccggAAGGGAAGacgtatctctgcagaatgctgtggtagccatgctggttaagtgtgccttgaattctaaataaataactgacagtgccaccagcaaaacacccccacacttcagtgggaaccacacatgcagagatcatcaattcacctactctgcatctcacaaagacaccaaaaacctcaaatttggactcatcagaccaacggacagatttccactggtctaatgtccatttctcaTGTTTGGTGTCctatagtagtggtttctttgaccatgaaggcctgattcacacagtctcctctgaacagttgatgttgagatgtgtctgttatttgaactctgaagcatctatttggcctgcaatttctgaggctagtaatttgaatgaacttatcctctgcagcagaggtaggtaactctgggttagaggtcgaccgattaatcggaatggccgattaattagggccgatttcaagctTTCATAACAATAGAAAATCTGTATATTTGGACACCGGTTTGGCCaattaaaaaaaaagtttacacctttatttaatctttatttaactaggcaagtcagttaagaacacattcttattttcaatgaaggcctaggaacggtgggttaactgccttgttcaggggcagaacaacagatttttaccttgtttattttattatttttattttacctttatttaagcaggcaagtcagttaagaacatattcttattttcaatgacggcctgggaacagtggattaactgcctgttcaggggcagaacgacagatttgtaccttgtcagctcgggggttcaatcttgcaaccttacagttaactagtccaacgctctaaccacctgattacattgcactccacgaggagactgcctgtaacgctaatgcagtaagccaaggtaagttgctagctagcattaaacatatcttattttatttatttatttatttatttcacatttatttaaccaggtaggcaagttgagaacaagttctcatttacaattgcgacctggccaagataaagcaaagcagttcgacagatacaacgacacagagttacacatggagtaaaacaaacatacagtcaataatacagtataaacaagtctatctatatacaatgtgagcaaattaggtgagaagggaggtaaaggcaaaaaaggccatggtggcaaagtaaatacaatatagcaagtaaaacactggaatggtagttttgcaatggaagaatgtataaaatgtataaaaaacaatcaatcataatcactagttaactacacatggttgatgatattactggtttatctagcgtgtcctgcgttgcatataatcgatgcggtgcgtatcgttgctccaatgtgtacctaactgttagtggaatttctaaattcctatatgttttatAGCCAAAATCAATTTCGCACTCTCTCTagttcattaatgaggtgtaagttcattaattatgcatgaagtagattgagaccagtcttaaaagccaggtaacagcgtttaattccagagagtactaaccacatacacatatttccacaggttataaactgaaaatgacatcagTTTCCCACAATAGCCCAGTGTTTTCAGGTACGGAgatgtcttctcctcctctcataaaccagacattccaatctgtctaaaaGATATCTTCTCCTCCACAAATGGTACATCAAGGACcattcttatctgtcagaaaagaTACATCATCCCTCTCCCTTAAACTTCCCGCAAGGTACAGACAATTAATTTGTTTtccttacattttcagtaacagcttaaccacgAGCCcatagtattagaataaatggttctaattagaaatgtatacataattaatcatttcaactataatttcctccaacactaaccataaacatcaatgcctttcttaaaatcaatacacagaagtatatatttttaaaccagtatatttttttaaagaaatccaggttagcaggcggTATTAACctggtgaaattgtgtcacttctcttacgTTCATTGAACGCAGAGTCAGTGTGTATGcagcctaatttgccagaattgtacgtaattatgacataacattgaaggttgtgcaatgtaacagcaatatttacttatggatgccacccgttagataaaatatggaacggttccatatttcattgaaagaataaacgttttgttttcaaaatgatagtttccggatttgaccatatttatgacctaaggctcgtatttctatAACTAAGTCTGAtgtgatagagcagtctgactgagcggtggtaggcagcagcaggctcgtaagcattcattcccactgcactttcgtgcgttttgtcagcagctcttcgctgtgcttcaagagttgcgctgtttatgacttcaagtctatcaactcccgagattaggctggtgtaaccgatgtgaaatggctagctagttagcagggggcgcgctaatagcgtttcaaacgtcactcgctctgagacttgcagtagttgttccccttgctctgcatgggtaacgctgcttcgggggtggctgttgtctatgtgttcctggttcgagcccaggtaggagcgaggagagggatggaagctatactgttacactggcaatactaaagtgcctataagaacatccaatagtcaaaggtatatgaactacaaatggtatagagagaatgccctataattcctataataactacaacctaaaacttcttacctgggaatattgaagactcatgttaaaaggaaccaccagctttcatatgttctcatgttctgagcaaggaacttaaacgttagctttcttacatagcacatattgcacttttactttcttcaacactttgtttttgaacAGGTttcatttatttgaggctaaatgaattttattgatgtattatattaagttaaaataagtgttaattcagtattgttgtaattgtcattattacaaataatatatattttttaaatcggtattggcttttcTGGAccccaataaatcggtatcggcgttgaaaaatcattatCGCTCGACCTCTACTCTgggtattcctttcctgtggtggtcctcatgagaaccagtttcaccatagcacttgatggtttttgcaattgcacttgaagaaactttcaaagttcttaattttccagattgactgaccttcatgtcttaaagtaatgatggactgtcgtttctctttgcttatttgagctgttcttgccataatatggatttagggctatattctgtataccacctctaccatgtcacaacacattGGCTCAAGCGcatttaagaaggaaagaaattccacaaattaacttagcaagacacacctgttaatttaaatgcattccaggtgactacctcatgaagctgtttgggagaatgccaagagagtgcaaagctttcatcaaggcaaagggtgactactttgaagaatttaaaatatatttgtttaacactttttttggttgctacattaTTCAaaatttgttatttcatagtttatgtcttcactattattttacaatgtagaaaaaaagtAAGAAtaaaggaaaaacccttgaatgagtccaaagttttgactggtaccgtgtgtgtgtgtgtgtgtgtgtgtgtgtgtaaaggcggaagtttacatacaccttagccaaatacatttaaactcagtttttcacaattcctgacatttaatcttttacaaattccctgtcttaggtcagaagtttacatacactcaattagtatttggtagcattgcctttaaattgtttaacttgggtcaaacattttgggcagccttccacaagAAGTTGGGtgtaattttggcccattcctcctgacagagctggtgtaattgagtcaggtctCCTTgatcacacacactttttcagttctaccaacacattttctataggattgaggtcagggcattgtggtggccactccaataccttggcacttcacaaaatagatggcatcacgagggtggaaaagtatgtggatatattgaagcaacatctcaagacatctgtcaggaagttaagcttggtcgcaaatgggtcttccaaatggacaatgaccccaagcatacttccaaagttttggcaaaatggcttaaggacaacaaagtcaaggtattggagtggccatcataaaggcctgacctcaatcctgtagaacatttgtgggcagaactgaaaatgtgtgtgcgagcaaggaggcctacaaacctgactcaggtacaccagctctgtcaggaggaatgggtcaaaattcacccaacttcttgggggaagcttgtggaaggctgcccaaaacgtttgacccaagttaaacaatttaaaggcaatgctaccaaatactaattgagtgtatgtacacttctgacccacagagaaagtgatgaaagaaattaaagctgaaataaaatcactctactattattctggcatttcacattcttaaaataaagtggtgatcctaactgacctaaaacagggaatatttactaggattaaatgtcaggaatagtgaaaaacagagtttaaaaatGTATATGTAACGCACGAGGGGGTGTGATATGGCCAATTTACCACGGCTTCGTTGCCTTGTGCAagagaacagcccttagccgtggtatattggccatatatcacaccccCTTGTGCGTTATTGCTTAAATAGCATATGAAACAACACTTACCACGATCGAGTAATCGCCTGGATCTTTGTTTTTGAAACCTGAATAAACAAATAGGAGATATTGTAAAGGGCCAGGACAGCTACAGTAATAGCAGCACCACAAAACAGGTGGTCATGTCATGTGACATCAAGAACAGTGAAGCCTATTTGTGTAACTTTATGTTTTAGCCATCACCTGCAATATACACCTTTCCATTCGGTTAATGTGCATCATTTACAGTAGCTTGAAAACTGTAGCCGGAAAGCACACTGTAGGCTACATATAGCTAATTACATTATTATTTAGCTCTAGTGACATGGCCCAATGAGTGACATAAGCCTGTCCTGCAGTACATACACAACAACATGCCTAACTTTTAAAGTTCACTAACGTTACACAATCATTTAATCTGGTTGTTATGCCCTGCACAATTACGAAGACGTAAAATCCTACCGTGAGCTCCGTATGCCCCAGCCGTGACAGCAAGCGCCCCGGACACTCCTGCTAACCTCTGCACAACCAAAGACGCGGTCATTGCTCAATTTTACAAGGCGCTAAATGACTGTGAAAGATAAAGGAAACGGCATGCAGTAGGGCGCTCTTCTGGGAGAGAACATCCGCCGGTAGAATTGTTTACTGAACCAAAATGGCGCCCATCGTGTTACAGTTTCCAATGTCcggcatacattttttttatttttttatataagtGTGGCTCATTATGGCAAATGAAAATATCCTTGTATAGCCTAATAATATTGTCAAATCTCTTCAGACAAAGCCTTATGGAATGGCACCACTAACACAACACTGATTTGCACATAAACAGTTATTTTCTGTTATGTTCAGACATTGTTATAAAGTTATGCTATTTATCACAGGCGAAATTGCCTCATGGGATGGGGGGGACATGAAGCCCCCAATGTGCAGAACAGCTTTAAAAGTAATCTTTGGGCACAAAAACGGTCCAACTCTCAACACttgtagctagccagtaactcctGCCTCAGTATGTGTTGATGGCCATTTTAAtttcaaatgttttgtttttggaCAGAAGTTGCAGAGAGCGGCAAGAAATGGCACTTCCATGACAAAtatcttattcatattttttttgcaGATTTTAAGCATTACATGACCTGGTATGATGGTGCATTGATAATATATATAGTTTAAAGCTGTTATTTTTGCGTTTTTTTGTTAAGTTTACCATTAAGGAAattgtccagtgtttccagatttatATAGAATATGGCCTATAGTTAATTACAATATGAGTGCAATAGTTTCCTTCCAAAAAAATGGTAATTAAGTACGATAAAAAAGCTaattttctgtgttggaatggtgtcggtgtaccccaacaacagaatgatgtgggcgtataCCACTCATTAACAAATATACATGCGAGTAGACCGCTGATTgcccagctcatcctcctcaggtggatgacatcctcctctatgaggaaatagcaagcatttttAAATGGTCTGTTTGAGATAAGAATTTACAGTGAGGTTTTTGAAGTGTTTTTTCTCCAGTTTATGCTTTAGTCACAAATACGagtataggatgagtcaacaacattatttgggtatgatTTAACAGAACatgaacttttaaaagtgagGTTTTCAAAGGGggtggggcaatgcaaatagtctgggtagccatttgattagatgtttaggagtcttatggattgggggtagaagctgttcagaagcctcttggacctagacttggctctctggtaccgcttgccgtgcagtagcagagagaacagtctatgactagggtggctgtagactttgaccatttttaggaccttcctctgacaccacctggtatagaggtcctggatggcaggaagcttggccctggtgatgtactgggccgtacgcactaccctctgtagtgccttgcggtcggaggccgagtagttgccataccaggcactgatgcaacccatcaggatgctcaCGGTGGTGCTGcagtaaaaccttttgaggatctgaggacccatgccaaatcttttcagtctcctgaaggcgAATAGGTTTtctcatgccctcttcacgactgtcttggtgtgcttagaccatgttagtttgttggtgatgtggacgccaaatAACTTGAAcctttcaacctgctccactacattcCCTTGATGAGAATAGGGGTGTGCTCtgttctccttttcctgtagtccacaattatctcctttgtcttgatcatgttcagggagaggttgttgtccatgtaccacacggtcaggtctctgaactcctccctataggctgtctcatcgttgtcggtgatcaagcctaccactgttgcgtcatatgcaaacgtaatgatggtgtatgaatcgtgcctggccgtgcagtcattagtgaacagggagtacaggaggggactgagcatgcacccatgAGGGGCCACTGTGTCGatgatcagtgtggcagatgtgttgttacctacctttactacctgggggtggcccgttggaagtccaggatccagttgcagagggaggtgtttagtcccagagtcattagcttagtgatgagctttgagggcactatagtgttgaacgctgagctgtagtcaatgattagcattctcacgtaggtgttccttttgtccaggtgtgaaagggaagtgtggagtgcaacagagatttcatcatctgtgtatctgttggggcggtatgcaaattggagtgtgtctaagGTTtccgggataatggtgttgatgtcagccatgaccagcctttcaatgctcatcatggctacagatgtgaatgCTACGggctggtaatccgtctggccctgtggccttatgaatgttgacctgtttaaagttcttactcacatcggctgcggagagtgtgaGCACACAGTCTGGAACagttgatgctctcatgcatgtttcagtgttacttgcttcAAAGTGAGCATCgaagttatttagcttgtctggtaggcttgtgtcactgggcagttctcggctgtgcttctatttgtagtctgtaatagtttgcaggccctgccacaagagccggtgtagtacgattcgatcttagtcctgtatttgatggtttgtcggagggtagagcgggatttcttataagcttctgggttagcgtcctgctccttgaaagcggcagctctagcctttatctcagtgcagatgttgcctgtaatccatggcttctgtttggggtatgtacgtacagtcactgtggggatgacgtcctcaatgcacttattgataaagccaatgactgatgtgttgtactcctcaatgccatcggaggaatcccggaacatattccagtctgtgctatcaaaacagtcctgtagtttagcatctgctttatCTGAACACTTTTtaatagaccgagtcactggtgcttcctgctttagtttttgcttgtatgcaggaatcaggaggatataattatggtcagatatACCAAATGGAGGACgcgggagagctttgtacgtgtctctgtgtgtggagtaaaggtggtctattcttttttcccctctggttccaCATtgaacatgctgatagaaatgaggtaaaactgatttatgtttccatgcattaaagtccccggccactaggagcaccacctctggatgagtgttttcctgttttcttatggcagtatacagctcattgagtgtggtttcagtgccagcatcggtctgtggtggtacagtgaggggaaaaagtatttgatcccctgctgattgtgtacgtttgcccactgacaaagaaattatccgtCTATAAtattaatggtaggtttatttgaacagtgagagacagaataacaaacaaacaaatccagaaaaaagcatgtcaaaaatgttataaattgatttgcattttaatgagtaTAAGTaagaaataagtatttgacccctctgcaaaacatgacttagtacttggtggcaaaacccttgttggcaatcagagaGATCAGacatttcttgtagttggccaccaggtttgcacacatctcaggagggattttgtcccactcctctttgcagatcttctccaagtcattaagggaACCTTcaactccctccacagattttctatgggattaaggtctggagactggctaggccactccaggaccttaatgtgcttcctcttgagccactcctttgttgccttggccgtgtgtttgggtcattgtcatgctggaatacccatccacgacccattttcaatgccctggctgagggaaggaggtactcacccaagatttgatgttgcatggccccgtccatcgtccctttgatgcggtgaagcataatgtttccacctccatgtttgacggtggggatggtgttcttgggtcataggcagcattcctcctccaaacacggcgagttgagttgatgcctaagagctccattttggtctcatctgaccacaacactttcacccagttgtcctctgaatcattcagatgttcattggcaaacttcagacaggcatgtatgtatatgtgctttcttgagcagggggaccttgcgggtgctgcaggatttcagtccttcatggCATAGTGTgacttggtgactatggtcccagctgccttgagatcattgacaagaacCTCCcttgtagttctgggctgattccttaccgttctcatgatcattgcaactccatgaggtgagatcttgcatggagccccggGCCGAGGgcgattgacagttcttttgtgtttcttccatttgcgaataatcgcaccaactgttgtcacctactcaccaagctgcttggcgatggtcttgtagcccattccagccttgtgtaggtctacaatcttgtccctgactttcttggagagctctttggtctttaccatggtggagagtttggaatctgattgattgattgcttctttggacaggtgtcttttatacaggtaacaagctgagattaggagcactccctttaagagtgtgctcctaatctcagctcgttacctgtataaaagacacatgggagccagaaatctttctgattgagagggggtcaaatacttatttccctcattaaaatgcaaatcaattaataacatttttgacatgcctttttctggatatttttgttgttattctgtctctcactgttcaaattaACCTACCATTTAAtattatagactgataatttatTTGTCAGTGTGCAAACGTAGAAAATCAgtaggggatcaaatactttttttccctcactgtatgtagacagctacaaaaaatacagatgaaaactctctaggttgatagtgtggtctacagcttatcatgagatactctacctcaggagaGCAAAACCTCGGGACTTCCTTAGAAGTGCACCAGCTTTTGTTTACATAAATGCATAGGCCCACGGCCCGTGTCTTACTGGTGTTCTGTcttgccgatagagtgtataacccgtgAGATGTATGTTCttattgtcgtcgttcagccacgactcggtgaaacataatatattacagtttttaatgtcccattggtaggataaacgtgctttcagttcgta is a window from the Oncorhynchus keta strain PuntledgeMale-10-30-2019 chromosome 35, Oket_V2, whole genome shotgun sequence genome containing:
- the LOC118374483 gene encoding transmembrane protein 256-like, which encodes MTASLVVQRLAGVSGALAVTAGAYGAHGFKNKDPGDYSIVLYETANKYHFYHSIALLGASRCRKPAVAGALLVVGMGAFCGALYHQALTENPVLRKLAPYGGMFLIAGWLAIAI